A genomic stretch from Flavobacterium lindanitolerans includes:
- a CDS encoding Bor family protein: MKKRVFTLAVGALLCSTLFTSCYTYTTVVGKGAKGEQKVSKWNHYVIYGLAPVGVSDAKAMAEGATDYTVTTKHSFINGLIAGLTFGIYTPTTTTVQK; the protein is encoded by the coding sequence ATGAAAAAAAGAGTTTTCACTCTGGCAGTTGGAGCTTTGCTATGCTCAACACTATTTACTTCATGCTATACTTACACTACTGTGGTAGGAAAAGGAGCTAAAGGAGAGCAAAAAGTTTCAAAATGGAATCACTATGTAATTTATGGTTTGGCTCCGGTTGGAGTTTCGGATGCTAAAGCAATGGCTGAAGGAGCAACTGACTATACTGTTACTACAAAACATTCGTTTATTAACGGTTTAATTGCTGGTTTGACTTTTGGTATTTACACACCAACAACTACAACAGTTCAAAAGTAA
- a CDS encoding S41 family peptidase: MKRKILPLLLLTFSTFSYAQNCDCESNFNWVKKTFEENDAGFEYIISKKGRDAYELHSQMYLEKAKQLPNDKECAIVIDKWVRFFRDGHIGIKYLKEPVQETNFTVENIPVNEKDFKKYLSKKKTQDKYEGIWSFGSYVIAIKRRNNEYVGTILSSTNKNWKVGDVKTVFTENDGTLYLGNKSPQKISKITTIGNTYLKLNSTILQKKYPEIKEDATISKEIQWLDTAKPLFEKLNENTAYLRIPDFEISEKKHIDSIIEKNKDIILATKNLIIDVRNNPGGSDASYSSLIPFLYTNPIRTVGTLFYSTPLNNQRMLELSQNPDFDKESQEGFKKYYETLNASLGKFVDIFNKDVFIQTRKEITRYPENIGIVINEKNGSTTEQFLLTAKQSKKVKLYGKTTRGMLDISNVNIIESPCKDFELYYGLSRSYRIPDFAIDDIGLQPDYFIDGSVSEYNWIKFVDETLNSK, encoded by the coding sequence ATGAAAAGAAAAATTCTACCACTCCTGTTATTAACTTTTTCCACCTTTAGTTATGCCCAAAACTGTGATTGTGAAAGCAATTTTAATTGGGTGAAAAAAACATTTGAAGAAAACGACGCAGGATTTGAATATATAATCAGCAAAAAAGGAAGAGATGCTTATGAACTTCATAGCCAAATGTATTTGGAAAAAGCAAAACAGCTTCCTAATGATAAAGAATGTGCCATAGTAATAGATAAATGGGTTCGGTTTTTTCGTGACGGACATATCGGGATTAAATATTTAAAAGAGCCTGTTCAGGAAACCAATTTCACGGTTGAGAACATCCCGGTTAATGAAAAAGATTTTAAAAAATATTTGAGTAAAAAGAAGACACAGGATAAATATGAAGGAATTTGGAGTTTTGGCAGTTATGTTATCGCAATAAAACGCAGAAACAACGAATATGTAGGCACAATCCTTTCTTCCACCAATAAAAACTGGAAAGTTGGTGATGTAAAAACTGTTTTTACTGAAAATGATGGAACTCTTTATTTAGGAAACAAGTCTCCCCAAAAGATTAGTAAAATTACAACTATAGGAAATACTTATCTAAAACTTAATAGTACTATTTTACAAAAGAAGTATCCTGAAATTAAGGAAGATGCTACTATTTCAAAAGAAATCCAATGGTTGGATACTGCCAAGCCGCTGTTTGAAAAATTAAATGAGAATACTGCTTATTTGAGAATTCCTGATTTTGAAATTTCAGAAAAGAAGCACATCGACAGCATTATTGAGAAAAACAAGGATATAATTTTGGCAACGAAAAACCTGATTATTGATGTCCGTAATAATCCGGGAGGTAGCGATGCAAGTTACAGTTCGTTAATCCCATTTTTATACACCAACCCAATAAGAACAGTGGGTACCCTGTTTTATTCTACGCCTCTTAATAACCAGAGAATGCTGGAGCTTTCCCAAAATCCTGACTTTGACAAAGAATCACAGGAAGGCTTCAAAAAATATTATGAGACTTTAAACGCATCGCTTGGAAAATTTGTAGATATTTTTAATAAAGACGTTTTTATACAGACTCGTAAAGAAATAACAAGATACCCGGAAAACATCGGTATTGTAATTAATGAAAAAAATGGAAGTACGACCGAACAGTTTTTATTGACCGCAAAACAAAGCAAGAAGGTCAAGCTATACGGAAAGACTACCCGTGGGATGCTGGATATTTCTAATGTCAACATTATTGAATCACCTTGTAAAGATTTTGAACTTTACTATGGTTTGTCAAGAAGTTACAGAATTCCGGATTTTGCCATAGACGATATCGGTTTACAACCTGATTATTTTATTGACGGTTCAGTATCAGAATACAATTGGATAAAATTTGTGGATGAGACATTAAACAGCAAATAA